A section of the Pseudomonas tritici genome encodes:
- a CDS encoding DUF4865 family protein, whose protein sequence is MFAKQYSHRLPADYDMNVIRRRAAQLGPLWDHAEGLLFKAFIAQETGGNVYSSVYLWADPLQAADFLLGERFQKVLDSFGRPHIESWLPLDVQRGPAQNALSVYREEWPLAPGADRAGIVADEKRRNQHLADSNDTFAVFLALDVQAWRLVRFTLSAKTLDAEHPGTGYQVLYLAQGVAP, encoded by the coding sequence ATGTTCGCCAAACAGTATTCACACCGCTTGCCCGCCGACTACGACATGAACGTGATTCGCCGACGCGCCGCGCAGTTGGGGCCGTTGTGGGATCACGCTGAAGGGTTGCTGTTCAAGGCGTTTATCGCCCAGGAGACTGGCGGCAATGTGTATTCCTCGGTGTACCTGTGGGCCGACCCCTTGCAGGCCGCTGACTTTTTGCTGGGGGAGCGTTTCCAGAAAGTGCTCGACAGCTTCGGTCGTCCGCATATCGAGAGTTGGCTGCCGCTGGATGTACAACGCGGCCCGGCGCAGAACGCGCTGAGTGTGTATCGGGAGGAATGGCCGCTGGCGCCTGGCGCGGACCGCGCGGGCATAGTGGCCGATGAGAAACGACGGAATCAGCACTTGGCGGATAGCAACGACACGTTCGCGGTGTTCCTCGCGCTGGACGTACAAGCGTGGCGCTTGGTGCGGTTTACGCTGTCGGCCAAGACGCTGGATGCCGAGCATCCAGGCACGGGCTACCAGGTGCTCTATCTGGCACAAGGCGTTGCGCCCTAG
- a CDS encoding histidine phosphatase family protein, translating into MQATRLTLICHAATPLQKRGRFQDDEAVAMDWQGAALSLAGRYKKPRRLLCGPEMRARQTAGLFGGDAGVEDALRDADFGQWKGQAISQLNGDQLNTWLTDSTCAPHGGESVDDVCTRVAQWMKSLETQPGHVVAITHPFVIRAALLYVMRFPLSMFYLIDVEALSATELRFNKAWRLRLETHA; encoded by the coding sequence ATCCAGGCCACCCGTTTGACACTCATCTGCCATGCCGCCACGCCGCTGCAAAAGCGCGGGCGTTTTCAGGACGACGAGGCGGTGGCGATGGATTGGCAGGGGGCGGCGCTGTCCCTGGCCGGGCGCTATAAAAAACCCCGGCGTTTGTTGTGCGGGCCGGAAATGCGCGCACGGCAGACTGCCGGCTTGTTCGGCGGTGACGCAGGAGTCGAAGACGCCCTGCGTGACGCTGATTTCGGCCAGTGGAAAGGCCAGGCCATCAGCCAACTGAATGGCGATCAGTTAAACACCTGGCTCACTGACAGCACGTGCGCACCCCATGGCGGCGAGTCGGTGGATGACGTTTGCACGCGTGTCGCGCAGTGGATGAAATCCCTCGAAACCCAACCCGGCCATGTGGTCGCCATTACGCACCCCTTTGTGATCCGCGCCGCACTGCTGTACGTGATGCGGTTTCCGCTGTCGATGTTCTATCTCATCGACGTCGAAGCGCTGTCAGCCACTGAACTTCGCTTCAACAAGGCCTGGCGCCTGCGCCTGGAAACTCACGCCTAG
- the cobF gene encoding precorrin-6A synthase (deacetylating), which produces MKRILIIGIGAGNPDYITMQAVKALNRTDVFFLMDKGQSKDKLIDLRREICETYITEPGYRFAEADCPERVRGDIDYTTAVQDLNRDKQQTFERMINEEMADGEVGAFLAWGDPALYDSTIRILQAILASGRCTFEFDVIPGITSVQALAAQHKVPLNRIGKSVEITTGRRLAAGQASDADTLVVMLDAEDSYRSVADQDLDIYWGAYLGTPDEILISGKVSEVAEEIQRVRKAARLENGWIMDTYLLRKP; this is translated from the coding sequence ATGAAACGCATCCTGATCATCGGCATTGGCGCCGGCAACCCTGACTACATCACGATGCAGGCCGTGAAAGCGCTCAACCGCACCGACGTGTTTTTCCTGATGGACAAGGGCCAGAGCAAAGACAAGTTGATCGACCTGCGCCGCGAGATCTGCGAGACCTATATCACCGAGCCTGGCTACCGCTTCGCCGAGGCCGATTGCCCCGAGCGTGTGCGCGGCGATATCGACTACACCACCGCCGTGCAGGACCTCAACCGCGACAAGCAGCAGACTTTCGAGCGCATGATCAATGAGGAAATGGCCGACGGTGAAGTGGGCGCTTTCCTGGCGTGGGGCGATCCTGCGCTGTACGACAGCACCATCCGCATTCTGCAGGCGATTTTGGCCAGTGGCCGCTGCACCTTTGAGTTCGACGTCATCCCCGGTATCACCAGCGTGCAGGCCCTGGCCGCCCAGCACAAAGTGCCGTTGAACCGCATCGGCAAGTCGGTTGAGATCACCACCGGGCGCCGTCTGGCGGCGGGGCAGGCGAGTGATGCCGACACCCTGGTGGTCATGCTTGACGCCGAAGATTCCTACCGTAGCGTGGCCGATCAGGACCTGGACATCTACTGGGGCGCCTACCTCGGCACGCCGGATGAGATCCTGATCAGCGGCAAGGTGAGTGAGGTGGCCGAAGAAATCCAACGGGTGCGCAAGGCCGCGCGCCTGGAGAATGGCTGGATCATGGACACTTATCTGCTACGCAAACCCTGA
- a CDS encoding alpha/beta hydrolase — protein sequence MLKLFALALTLLAGAAHADDTLHTDLPLSYLEQTQGDARNQPLVIFLHGFGSNEEDLFGIKDALPSTWTYLSVRAPMPVDPNGFRWFTKTPGDGDYDGVTADLQRSAGLIKDFVAKATAKYHTRSDRVFLIGFSQGAIMSYEVALRDPQLVRGIAALSGSVLPVLKAELKPDESLGKLAIFIGHGTLDQALPYASATRANEVLTGLGLKPEFHGYPGMNHTVSEAEVQDLKIWLEKSLRQTP from the coding sequence ATGCTTAAACTGTTTGCCCTGGCGCTGACCCTGCTAGCCGGTGCCGCTCATGCCGACGATACGCTGCACACCGACTTGCCGCTGTCGTACCTGGAGCAAACCCAGGGCGATGCGCGCAACCAACCGCTGGTGATTTTCCTGCATGGCTTTGGCAGCAACGAGGAAGACCTGTTTGGCATCAAGGACGCGCTGCCGTCCACGTGGACTTATTTGTCGGTTCGGGCGCCCATGCCGGTCGATCCGAATGGATTCCGCTGGTTTACCAAGACGCCGGGTGACGGCGATTACGATGGTGTCACGGCCGATCTTCAGCGCAGTGCGGGGCTGATCAAGGACTTCGTCGCCAAAGCCACCGCCAAGTACCACACCCGGAGCGATCGGGTGTTCCTGATTGGTTTCAGCCAGGGCGCGATCATGTCGTATGAGGTGGCGTTGCGTGACCCGCAGCTGGTGCGGGGGATTGCGGCGTTGAGTGGCAGCGTGTTGCCGGTGCTCAAGGCTGAGCTGAAACCGGATGAATCATTGGGCAAGCTGGCGATCTTTATTGGTCACGGCACCTTGGACCAGGCGCTGCCGTATGCATCGGCGACCCGGGCAAACGAGGTGCTGACGGGGCTGGGGTTGAAGCCGGAGTTTCATGGGTATCCGGGGATGAACCACACCGTCAGTGAGGCGGAAGTGCAGGACTTGAAGATTTGGCTGGAAAAAAGCCTGAGGCAAACGCCGTAA
- a CDS encoding monovalent cation:proton antiporter-2 (CPA2) family protein: MPHEGNLLQAAVVFLLAAVLTVPLAKRLQLGAVLGYLFAGVIIGPSVLGLIGNPQSVAQFSELGVVLLLFIIGLELSPKRLWVMRKAVFGVGLAQVLLTGLVMGVVALWLFGQSWNSAIVLGLGLALSSTAFGLQSLAERKELNQPHGRLAFAILLFQDIAAIPLIAMVPLLAGSDHPTTEAQGLQHVLQILGSIAVVIIGGRYLLRPVFRIVAKTGLREVSTATALLVVIGTAWLMELVGVSMALGAFLAGLLLADSEYRHELESQIEPFKGLLLGLFFISVGMGANLSLLLSSPWVVIGLTLLLIGLKLPLLYAVGRRVGDLNRESALRLGVVLAAGGEFAFVVFKIGRDQGLFEPHLYDVLVLTITLSMAVTPLLLLVCPKLFKPKVKPVEVPEEYRAIESDAPRVVIAGMGRMGQIVARILRAQNISFIALDTSVETIELTRSFGGMPVFYGDPQRPEILHAAKVDQAEFFVIAMDDPEINIKTAELVRNLYPHMKIIARARNRQHVHRLVDLDASPIRETFYSSLEMSRRTLVGLGLSQAQADARITRFKNHDLQVLAAQHAVYDDAAKVMQTAQEARTELARLFEMDRLEEESDKV; encoded by the coding sequence ATGCCCCATGAAGGCAACCTGTTACAAGCAGCCGTGGTATTCCTGCTCGCCGCCGTGCTGACCGTGCCCCTGGCCAAACGCCTGCAACTGGGCGCGGTGCTGGGCTACCTGTTTGCCGGCGTGATCATCGGGCCGTCGGTGCTCGGCCTGATCGGCAACCCGCAAAGCGTCGCGCAATTCTCTGAACTGGGCGTGGTACTGCTGCTGTTCATCATCGGCCTGGAGCTGTCACCCAAGCGTTTGTGGGTAATGCGCAAGGCCGTGTTTGGCGTTGGCCTGGCCCAGGTGCTGCTCACCGGCCTGGTGATGGGCGTGGTGGCCCTGTGGCTGTTTGGCCAGTCGTGGAACAGTGCCATTGTGCTCGGCCTGGGCCTGGCGCTTTCGTCCACCGCGTTCGGCCTGCAAAGCCTTGCCGAGCGCAAAGAGCTGAACCAACCACACGGTCGCCTCGCGTTTGCGATTCTGTTGTTCCAGGACATCGCTGCAATCCCGCTGATCGCCATGGTGCCGCTGTTGGCCGGCAGCGATCACCCCACCACCGAAGCCCAGGGCCTGCAGCATGTCTTGCAGATCCTCGGCAGCATCGCCGTGGTCATCATCGGCGGTCGCTACCTGCTGCGGCCGGTGTTTCGCATCGTCGCCAAGACCGGTCTGCGCGAAGTGTCCACCGCCACGGCGTTGCTGGTGGTGATCGGTACAGCCTGGTTGATGGAACTGGTGGGCGTGTCCATGGCCCTCGGCGCGTTTCTCGCTGGCTTGCTGCTGGCGGATTCGGAGTACCGTCACGAACTGGAATCCCAGATCGAACCGTTCAAGGGCCTGCTGCTGGGCCTGTTCTTCATCAGCGTGGGCATGGGCGCGAACCTCAGCCTGTTGCTCAGCTCGCCATGGGTGGTGATCGGGCTGACGCTGCTGCTGATCGGCTTGAAGCTGCCGCTGCTGTACGCCGTGGGCCGACGGGTGGGCGACCTCAATCGCGAAAGCGCCCTGCGCCTGGGCGTGGTGCTGGCGGCCGGGGGTGAGTTTGCTTTTGTCGTGTTCAAGATCGGTCGCGACCAGGGCCTGTTCGAACCTCATCTCTATGATGTGCTGGTGCTGACCATCACCCTCTCCATGGCCGTGACGCCGCTGCTGTTGCTGGTGTGCCCGAAGCTGTTCAAGCCCAAGGTCAAACCGGTGGAAGTGCCGGAGGAATACCGCGCCATCGAGAGCGATGCACCGCGCGTGGTGATTGCCGGCATGGGCCGTATGGGCCAAATAGTGGCGCGGATCCTGCGTGCGCAGAACATCTCGTTTATCGCCCTGGACACCTCGGTGGAGACCATCGAACTGACCCGCAGCTTCGGTGGCATGCCGGTGTTCTACGGTGACCCGCAACGCCCGGAGATCCTGCACGCGGCCAAGGTCGACCAGGCAGAGTTCTTTGTGATCGCCATGGATGACCCGGAGATCAACATCAAGACTGCCGAACTGGTGCGCAACCTCTACCCGCACATGAAGATCATCGCCCGTGCGCGTAACCGCCAGCACGTGCACCGCCTGGTGGACTTGGACGCCTCACCGATTCGCGAGACCTTCTACTCCAGCCTGGAAATGAGCCGTCGCACCCTGGTCGGCCTGGGCTTGAGCCAGGCTCAGGCCGATGCGCGCATCACGCGCTTCAAGAACCACGACCTGCAAGTGCTGGCGGCGCAACACGCGGTGTACGACGATGCAGCGAAAGTGATGCAGACCGCTCAAGAAGCGCGGACGGAGTTGGCGCGGCTGTTTGAGATGGACCGACTCGAGGAAGAGTCCGACAAGGTGTGA
- a CDS encoding type II toxin-antitoxin system RelE/ParE family toxin, which translates to MDWDIEYTDEFGAWWEALGAKEQVSVSASVDLLGLFGPGLRFPHSSDIKGCRHGNLRELRIQHAGRPYQVLYAFDPRRCALLLIGGDKTGQHRWYEEHVPVAEKLYDVHLDTLRKEGRTHG; encoded by the coding sequence ATGGACTGGGACATTGAATACACGGATGAATTCGGAGCTTGGTGGGAAGCGTTGGGCGCAAAGGAGCAAGTCTCGGTGTCTGCCAGCGTTGATCTATTGGGGCTATTCGGGCCGGGTTTGCGCTTCCCCCACAGCAGCGATATCAAGGGCTGCCGGCACGGTAACCTGCGGGAACTGCGCATACAGCACGCGGGTAGGCCTTATCAGGTCTTGTACGCGTTCGATCCGCGACGATGCGCGTTATTGCTGATCGGCGGTGATAAAACCGGGCAACACCGATGGTATGAGGAACACGTCCCAGTGGCAGAAAAGCTGTACGACGTGCATTTGGATACATTGCGTAAAGAGGGCCGTACCCATGGCTAA
- a CDS encoding XRE family transcriptional regulator translates to MAKKFAELQARMTPESRAEAQQLFKQHLKEMPLHELRKAQQLSQESLAKALNINQAAVSKMERRTDMYISTLRDYIRAMGGELEIIATFPDGQVKIDNFAY, encoded by the coding sequence ATGGCTAAAAAATTCGCTGAACTTCAAGCCCGCATGACGCCGGAATCCCGTGCCGAAGCGCAGCAGTTGTTCAAGCAGCATCTCAAGGAAATGCCCCTGCATGAGCTGCGCAAGGCTCAGCAGTTGAGCCAGGAAAGCCTGGCCAAAGCATTGAATATCAACCAGGCGGCGGTTTCCAAGATGGAGCGTCGCACCGACATGTACATCAGCACGTTACGCGACTATATCCGCGCGATGGGCGGCGAACTGGAGATTATTGCGACGTTTCCCGATGGCCAGGTCAAGATCGACAATTTCGCGTATTGA
- a CDS encoding EamA family transporter produces the protein MLKKHLSLAVLVTLVWGVNFPITKLGLRAIDPFVLTGIRFALAALPLVFFIKRPAVKFRYVTAYGIIFGLGMWGVINYGIQVGVSPGIASLIIQLSVFFTLGWGVVLFKERIRGAQMLGAVLALIGLAGIISTQDGNHAVLGVMLIVLSAVAWSVGNVIIKKSGVKEIFSFMVWASLIPPIPLFLTAWLMHGGAAFEGLQANLDLTAILSILFQVYLATHFAYWGWNSLLKLYPVSTVAPLSLLIPVFGITSSMLMLDERISTPNLISIGTIIVGLAVGLYRRPVSLAPVGPHAVMQADK, from the coding sequence ATGCTGAAAAAACATCTGTCGCTTGCGGTGCTCGTCACCCTGGTATGGGGGGTCAACTTCCCCATCACCAAACTGGGCCTGCGCGCTATCGATCCGTTTGTCCTCACCGGCATCCGCTTTGCCCTTGCCGCCTTGCCGCTGGTGTTCTTCATCAAGCGCCCTGCCGTCAAGTTCCGCTATGTGACCGCCTACGGCATTATTTTCGGGCTGGGCATGTGGGGCGTGATCAACTACGGCATCCAGGTGGGTGTGAGCCCCGGTATTGCATCGTTGATCATTCAACTCAGCGTGTTCTTCACCCTGGGCTGGGGCGTTGTGCTGTTCAAGGAGAGAATCCGCGGCGCGCAGATGCTCGGTGCCGTGCTGGCCCTGATCGGTTTGGCGGGAATCATTTCCACCCAGGACGGCAACCATGCGGTGCTCGGCGTCATGCTGATCGTACTCAGCGCAGTAGCCTGGAGCGTGGGCAACGTGATCATCAAGAAATCCGGGGTCAAGGAGATCTTCTCGTTCATGGTGTGGGCCAGCCTGATCCCACCGATTCCACTGTTCCTCACCGCCTGGCTGATGCATGGCGGCGCTGCGTTCGAGGGTTTGCAAGCCAACCTCGACCTGACGGCGATCCTGTCCATCCTCTTCCAGGTGTACCTGGCCACGCACTTCGCCTACTGGGGCTGGAACTCCCTACTCAAGTTGTACCCGGTGTCCACCGTAGCGCCGCTGTCGTTGCTAATCCCGGTGTTTGGCATTACCAGCTCGATGCTGATGCTGGACGAGCGCATTTCCACGCCCAACCTGATCTCGATCGGGACCATCATCGTCGGGTTGGCGGTGGGGTTATACCGCAGGCCGGTGAGCCTGGCGCCGGTCGGGCCTCACGCCGTGATGCAGGCTGATAAGTAA
- a CDS encoding AraC family transcriptional regulator, with protein MSPTFTYTPYTPDSPEAVVTLREYPSGTVFPRHTHRRGQFAYASAGALKMFTDLGSWVVPPQRAIWVPGGVSHEMHMRGDVVMLNTYLDDDAVRRTGLLDHCQVFGVSPLLRHLLEAALAIGPSASPGVRDRCVLTLLVDEIGAMPELPLSAPLPSEARLARSCQRFLEAPTQRISICEMADWSSMSRRTFTRNFRECTGMTFVSWRQQVCLLEATARLSHGSSITEVAFELGFSSPSAFTSVFRRNLGDSPARYLAKSKAASMF; from the coding sequence ATGTCGCCGACCTTCACTTACACCCCTTACACACCGGATAGCCCCGAAGCGGTGGTGACGCTGCGCGAGTACCCGTCCGGTACCGTGTTTCCACGCCACACTCACCGGCGCGGGCAGTTCGCCTACGCCTCGGCAGGCGCGTTGAAAATGTTTACTGACCTGGGCAGTTGGGTGGTTCCGCCGCAGCGGGCAATCTGGGTGCCGGGCGGGGTGTCCCACGAGATGCACATGCGCGGCGACGTGGTGATGCTCAATACCTACCTGGACGACGACGCGGTACGGCGCACGGGGTTGTTGGACCATTGCCAGGTATTTGGCGTATCGCCGCTGTTGCGCCACCTTTTGGAAGCGGCGCTGGCGATTGGGCCGTCGGCGTCTCCCGGCGTTCGCGACCGGTGCGTGCTGACCCTGTTGGTCGATGAAATCGGCGCCATGCCCGAGTTGCCCCTTAGCGCGCCGTTGCCTTCCGAAGCCCGGCTGGCCCGCTCCTGTCAGCGCTTCCTCGAAGCGCCCACACAGAGAATCTCCATCTGCGAGATGGCCGATTGGTCGAGCATGAGCCGGCGCACCTTTACCCGAAACTTTCGCGAGTGCACCGGCATGACCTTTGTGTCGTGGCGCCAGCAGGTGTGCTTGCTGGAGGCTACTGCGCGACTCAGTCACGGCTCGTCCATCACCGAGGTGGCGTTCGAGTTGGGTTTCAGCAGTCCCAGCGCATTCACGTCGGTATTTCGTCGTAACTTGGGCGATTCGCCAGCGCGCTACCTGGCCAAGTCCAAGGCCGCTTCCATGTTCTGA
- a CDS encoding DUF726 domain-containing protein yields MQHQWDEMHRTRKPTFVLCGEPQGDVLNLYVHGYSAFFNRQQLGSFKAQLAGIEGSTNLMLFWPAGHFLENLFAPFKDVLGAMLSGGNLGAATVGVGKAIAYFLDHYKSVESRVDEVARSLLPELASYLHGESLEVRRINLIGHSLGARILVKSLLASPETARELPLDNLLLMGGAICTSSPWDEVSAPLKGRVINCHSSKDWALAMKPDTERCIGRYAIPVTPALKAKVTNVHLATFDHAAYWPQLRTVVQYTDLLHERRGMIRSDQRSTEVRFAEEDAELFPALVQARPEELKFLAELMAQKRSASIDASVREPLKLAIELQRMGGDTFMNLARGHGVSYRQIAEDVVQRLGIKFDEPLDTVELADLEAQVAEKLIEQYKDKLSNADRQVFDAELKAAAQKEQGLFSRFDVGRSATTALSGTALAGLTGFILRRGAATAIPVVGQAVAAAMLLVSGVRAFSGPAYSITTLAVLVIGLIRQRMEREAMSQEMDLVVQVVEAFDLPRETVMRTVASD; encoded by the coding sequence ATGCAGCACCAGTGGGATGAAATGCACCGCACCCGCAAACCCACGTTCGTACTGTGTGGCGAGCCTCAGGGCGATGTGCTCAATCTCTACGTTCACGGTTATTCGGCGTTCTTCAACCGGCAACAATTGGGCAGCTTCAAGGCGCAGTTGGCGGGCATCGAAGGCTCGACCAACCTGATGCTGTTCTGGCCGGCGGGGCATTTTCTGGAAAACTTGTTCGCTCCCTTCAAGGATGTACTGGGCGCGATGCTCAGCGGCGGCAACCTGGGCGCGGCGACTGTGGGGGTGGGCAAGGCGATTGCTTATTTCCTCGATCACTACAAAAGCGTCGAGTCCCGGGTGGACGAAGTCGCCAGGAGCCTGTTACCGGAACTCGCCAGCTACTTGCACGGTGAGTCCCTTGAAGTACGGCGTATCAACCTGATCGGCCATTCCCTGGGTGCGCGCATTCTGGTCAAGAGCCTGTTGGCCAGCCCTGAAACTGCCCGCGAACTGCCATTGGACAACCTGTTGTTGATGGGCGGCGCGATCTGTACGTCGAGCCCGTGGGATGAAGTCTCGGCACCGCTCAAGGGGCGTGTGATCAACTGCCATTCCAGCAAAGACTGGGCCCTGGCGATGAAACCGGATACCGAACGTTGCATCGGCCGCTATGCGATCCCGGTCACGCCAGCGCTCAAGGCCAAGGTTACCAATGTGCACCTGGCGACGTTCGACCACGCCGCCTATTGGCCGCAGTTGCGGACGGTGGTGCAGTACACCGACCTGTTGCACGAGCGACGCGGCATGATCCGTTCCGATCAACGCAGCACTGAGGTACGTTTTGCCGAAGAGGACGCGGAACTGTTCCCGGCGCTGGTGCAGGCACGGCCGGAAGAATTGAAGTTCCTTGCTGAGTTAATGGCGCAAAAGCGCAGCGCTTCAATCGACGCCAGCGTGCGCGAGCCACTCAAATTGGCCATCGAGTTGCAACGCATGGGCGGTGATACTTTTATGAACCTGGCCCGCGGCCATGGCGTGAGTTACCGCCAGATCGCCGAAGATGTGGTGCAACGGTTGGGGATCAAGTTTGACGAACCTCTCGATACCGTCGAATTGGCAGACCTGGAAGCCCAGGTTGCGGAAAAGCTCATCGAACAATACAAAGACAAACTCAGTAACGCTGACCGGCAGGTGTTCGATGCGGAGCTCAAGGCGGCCGCGCAAAAGGAGCAGGGGCTGTTCAGCCGTTTCGATGTTGGCCGATCGGCCACCACTGCGTTGAGTGGTACGGCGTTGGCCGGGCTGACCGGGTTTATCCTGCGCCGTGGTGCCGCCACAGCGATTCCGGTGGTGGGTCAGGCTGTGGCAGCGGCGATGCTGCTGGTGAGCGGTGTACGCGCGTTTTCCGGCCCTGCGTATTCGATCACCACCCTGGCAGTACTGGTGATTGGGTTGATCCGCCAGCGCATGGAGCGCGAAGCGATGAGCCAGGAGATGGACCTGGTGGTGCAAGTTGTCGAAGCGTTCGATCTGCCGCGGGAGACGGTGATGCGCACGGTTGCGTCTGACTGA
- a CDS encoding Nramp family divalent metal transporter, whose protein sequence is MKFSLPKIATAPFCPPEVAGSVAVDPKASFFKRVLMFAGPGLLISIGYMDPGNWATAIEAGSRYGYSLLFVVLLASLAGMAVQCLCSRLGIATGKDLAQLCRERYSKRSARTQWVLAEISIIATDLAEVLGCALAFHLLLGVSLTTGIVITAFDTLLILALQNRGFRRLEAIMLALVATIGVCFFIELVLIKPYWPDVFSGFAPSLSAISDAAPLYLAIGILGATVMPHNLYLHSSIVQTRMIGKDLASKQDAVKLARIDTIGSLALALLVNAAILVLAAAAFHKTGHTDVVEIQDAYHLLDPLVGGAFASILFGVALLASGQSSTFTGTIAGQVIMEGYLNLRIPCWQRRLITRGLALIPAFLGVWLMGDDAIGKLLILSQVVLSLQLPFALYPLIRMTGDKQLMGPFVNRLPTRLLAWFLFAVISGANAWLIAQWVF, encoded by the coding sequence GTGAAATTCAGCCTGCCAAAAATCGCTACCGCCCCGTTTTGCCCGCCGGAAGTGGCCGGCTCCGTCGCCGTTGATCCCAAGGCTTCGTTCTTCAAGCGCGTGTTGATGTTCGCCGGGCCAGGCCTGCTGATCTCTATCGGCTACATGGACCCAGGCAACTGGGCCACGGCCATCGAGGCCGGCTCGCGTTACGGTTACAGCCTGCTATTCGTCGTGCTGCTGGCCAGCCTGGCTGGGATGGCGGTGCAATGCCTGTGCTCGCGCTTGGGCATCGCCACCGGCAAGGACCTCGCGCAACTGTGCCGTGAACGCTATAGCAAGCGATCCGCCCGCACCCAGTGGGTGTTGGCAGAAATCTCCATCATCGCCACCGACCTTGCCGAAGTGCTGGGCTGCGCCTTGGCGTTTCACCTGCTGCTTGGCGTGTCGCTGACCACCGGCATTGTGATTACCGCTTTTGACACATTGTTGATCCTGGCGCTGCAAAACCGGGGTTTCCGCCGCCTGGAAGCGATCATGCTGGCGTTGGTGGCGACCATTGGCGTGTGTTTCTTTATTGAACTGGTACTGATCAAGCCTTACTGGCCGGACGTGTTCAGTGGTTTTGCGCCTTCACTGTCGGCCATCAGCGATGCCGCGCCGTTGTACCTGGCGATTGGTATTCTCGGTGCCACGGTGATGCCGCATAACCTTTACCTGCATAGCTCCATCGTGCAAACCCGCATGATCGGCAAGGACCTCGCCAGCAAACAGGACGCGGTCAAGCTGGCGCGCATCGACACCATCGGTTCGTTGGCCCTGGCCCTGCTGGTCAACGCTGCGATCCTGGTACTCGCCGCTGCCGCCTTCCACAAGACCGGCCACACCGACGTAGTCGAGATCCAGGACGCCTACCACCTGCTTGACCCGCTGGTCGGTGGCGCTTTTGCCAGCATCCTGTTTGGTGTGGCCCTGCTGGCTTCCGGTCAAAGCTCTACGTTTACCGGTACCATTGCCGGGCAGGTGATCATGGAGGGCTACCTCAACTTGCGCATTCCTTGCTGGCAGCGGCGCCTTATCACTCGTGGGCTGGCGCTGATCCCGGCGTTTCTCGGGGTATGGCTGATGGGCGACGATGCCATCGGCAAGCTCTTGATCCTCAGCCAGGTGGTACTCAGCCTGCAACTGCCGTTTGCGCTGTATCCGCTGATTCGCATGACCGGCGATAAGCAACTGATGGGGCCGTTCGTGAATCGGCTGCCGACACGGTTGCTGGCGTGGTTCCTGTTTGCGGTGATCAGTGGGGCGAATGCGTGGTTGATTGCGCAGTGGGTGTTTTGA
- a CDS encoding type II toxin-antitoxin system VapC family toxin: MRVLLDTHILLWTLTDDPKLSSKAKKLIEDAADIYISAATFWEMAIKVGLGKLTVDLEEIRWYCLESGFVELPITSEHTIAVKDLEHHHKDPFDRLIVATAVSEPMKLLTAAPQIAQYTPLAILV; encoded by the coding sequence GTGAGAGTGCTGCTCGATACCCATATCCTGCTTTGGACACTGACTGATGATCCCAAGCTATCGAGCAAAGCCAAAAAACTGATTGAGGATGCTGCAGATATTTACATCAGCGCTGCAACATTCTGGGAGATGGCAATCAAGGTCGGGTTAGGGAAACTCACTGTCGATCTGGAGGAAATCCGTTGGTACTGCCTGGAAAGCGGGTTCGTCGAACTGCCCATCACTTCAGAACATACCATTGCGGTGAAGGATCTCGAGCACCATCACAAGGACCCCTTTGATCGGCTCATCGTTGCGACGGCCGTGAGCGAACCGATGAAGTTATTGACGGCCGCCCCCCAGATCGCCCAGTACACGCCGTTGGCGATCCTGGTGTAG
- a CDS encoding type II toxin-antitoxin system Phd/YefM family antitoxin encodes MDVIYNKKSRSERVASASGRAVSDSAPSFGYMWPKYGDNHMIIVPLGEAKNNLSKLVDQAAAGKVITIAKHGRAMAQLVPVGKAKGRRIGAMKGKFVIPEDFDAPLPDDLLDAFEGNPA; translated from the coding sequence ATGGACGTCATTTACAACAAAAAATCGCGCTCTGAGCGAGTCGCTTCAGCCAGCGGTCGCGCTGTCTCTGATAGCGCACCTAGTTTTGGCTATATGTGGCCAAAATATGGGGATAACCACATGATTATTGTTCCTTTGGGCGAAGCGAAAAACAATCTGTCAAAACTGGTTGATCAGGCCGCTGCTGGCAAAGTCATCACGATTGCCAAGCATGGGCGTGCGATGGCCCAGCTTGTCCCCGTGGGCAAAGCCAAAGGCCGGAGAATCGGGGCCATGAAAGGGAAATTCGTCATACCCGAAGACTTCGACGCACCGTTACCTGACGATCTACTGGATGCTTTCGAAGGCAACCCAGCGTGA